A genomic segment from Flavobacterium litorale encodes:
- the rsfS gene encoding ribosome silencing factor — MAKKNVSNDDLLANIIKGIEEVKGNDIDILDLRAIDNTVCDYFVICNGTSNTQVNAIVQSVQKIVSKELKDKPWHVEGTDNSEWVLMDYVNIVVHVFQKHVREYYNIESLWGDAKITSIGNNY, encoded by the coding sequence ATGGCGAAAAAAAATGTAAGTAACGATGATTTGCTAGCAAACATCATCAAAGGGATAGAGGAAGTGAAAGGAAATGATATTGATATTCTGGATCTGAGAGCTATCGATAATACCGTTTGTGACTACTTTGTAATTTGTAACGGTACTTCTAATACACAAGTGAACGCAATAGTACAATCTGTTCAAAAAATCGTTTCTAAAGAATTAAAAGACAAACCTTGGCACGTTGAAGGTACCGACAATAGTGAGTGGGTGCTTATGGACTACGTGAATATTGTGGTACACGTTTTCCAGAAACATGTACGAGAATATTACAACATAGAAAGCCTATGGGGTGATGCCAAAATAACATCGATAGGAAACAACTACTAA